A portion of the Streptomyces platensis genome contains these proteins:
- a CDS encoding oxidoreductase produces the protein MSDNARTGAAPAAAPTRSATGKVWLITGANSGFGQAITRAALAAGDTVVAAVRRPESLDELAAAHPGRVVPVALDVTDPARITAVVAEVILWYGRIDVLVNNAGRGQIGAVEETTDRELRDLMDLHFFGPAALTRAVLPHMRRQSSGAVVQMSSMGGRFSFPGVGAYSATKFALEGLSEALALEVAPHGIKVLVVEPGAFRTGFAGGGALQQSAPLGAYEETVGPVRAGLPDSDGKQPGDPEKAAAAILTALAAEQTPLRLALGNDAADAIAAQLKSAGEEAAAWEAVSRGTDFDEE, from the coding sequence ATGAGCGACAACGCCCGCACCGGTGCTGCCCCCGCCGCCGCCCCCACCCGCTCCGCAACCGGCAAGGTCTGGCTGATCACCGGCGCCAACTCCGGTTTCGGGCAGGCGATCACGCGGGCGGCCCTCGCCGCCGGTGACACCGTGGTGGCCGCCGTCCGCCGCCCCGAATCCCTCGACGAACTCGCCGCCGCGCACCCCGGCCGCGTCGTCCCCGTCGCCCTCGACGTCACCGACCCGGCCCGCATCACCGCCGTCGTCGCCGAAGTGATCCTCTGGTACGGGCGGATCGACGTACTGGTCAACAACGCCGGCCGCGGACAGATCGGCGCCGTCGAGGAGACCACCGACCGCGAACTCCGCGACCTGATGGACCTGCACTTCTTCGGCCCCGCCGCGCTCACCCGCGCCGTACTCCCGCACATGCGCCGTCAGAGCTCGGGCGCCGTCGTGCAGATGAGCAGCATGGGCGGCCGGTTCTCCTTCCCCGGCGTCGGCGCCTACTCGGCCACCAAGTTCGCCCTGGAGGGGCTGTCCGAGGCGCTGGCCCTGGAAGTCGCCCCGCACGGGATCAAGGTGCTGGTCGTGGAGCCGGGGGCGTTCCGGACCGGGTTCGCCGGCGGCGGTGCGCTGCAGCAGTCGGCGCCCCTGGGCGCGTACGAGGAGACGGTCGGCCCGGTCCGCGCCGGGCTCCCGGACAGCGACGGCAAGCAGCCGGGGGACCCCGAGAAGGCCGCCGCGGCGATCCTGACCGCGTTGGCCGCCGAGCAGACCCCGCTGCGACTGGCCCTCGGCAACGACGCCGCCGACGCCATCGCCGCCCAGCTGAAGTCCGCCGGCGAGGAGGCGGCCGCCTGGGAGGCGGTCAGCCGGGGCACCGACTTCGACGAGGAGTGA
- a CDS encoding LysR family transcriptional regulator has translation MELRQLNYLVAIAEEGNLGRAAARLYVSQPALSYALRKLEAELGVALFERHPGGVHQTSAGRDVVAEARRTVRQADRVVAAAERHRCQEMAVLRVGFEASGAGELTTRARAEFARRNPDVRVEPKRFDWGQEAAALRDGRVDVAFVWLPADLADLHAEVVHTEPRVVGLPVGHPLAGRKGIGILDVKDEPLLWTERAPRDWVDWWAVNPRPDGSAPRWGPKNDNVEEMLEQVAEGAAVCFAPASMALYYARPDMSWVPLTDVEPLRVALAWYDGASSPLVRGFAEVVRELAAALREDGAGRSDGESADGAGPAPG, from the coding sequence ATGGAGTTACGGCAGTTGAACTATCTCGTGGCCATCGCCGAGGAGGGGAACCTCGGCCGGGCGGCGGCGCGGCTGTACGTGAGCCAGCCGGCCTTGTCGTACGCGCTGCGGAAGCTGGAGGCGGAACTCGGCGTCGCCCTCTTCGAGCGGCACCCCGGCGGCGTGCACCAAACCTCTGCCGGGCGCGATGTGGTGGCCGAGGCGCGCCGGACCGTACGCCAGGCGGACCGTGTCGTCGCCGCGGCGGAACGCCACCGGTGCCAGGAGATGGCAGTGCTCCGGGTCGGCTTCGAGGCAAGCGGGGCGGGCGAGTTGACCACCCGGGCCAGGGCCGAGTTCGCCCGCCGCAATCCGGACGTCCGGGTGGAACCGAAGCGCTTCGACTGGGGCCAGGAGGCGGCCGCCCTGCGCGACGGCCGGGTGGACGTCGCCTTCGTCTGGCTGCCCGCCGATCTCGCCGACCTGCACGCCGAGGTGGTCCACACCGAACCCCGGGTCGTCGGCCTGCCCGTCGGGCACCCGCTGGCGGGGCGTAAGGGCATAGGCATCCTGGACGTCAAGGACGAGCCGCTGCTGTGGACGGAGCGGGCGCCACGCGACTGGGTCGACTGGTGGGCGGTGAACCCCAGACCGGACGGCTCCGCACCGCGCTGGGGCCCGAAGAACGACAACGTCGAGGAGATGCTGGAGCAGGTCGCCGAGGGCGCCGCGGTCTGCTTCGCCCCGGCGAGCATGGCCCTGTACTACGCCCGCCCCGACATGTCCTGGGTCCCGCTCACCGACGTCGAACCCCTGAGGGTCGCCCTGGCCTGGTACGACGGCGCGAGCAGCCCCCTCGTACGGGGTTTCGCCGAGGTGGTACGCGAACTCGCTGCCGCTCTGCGGGAGGACGGGGCTGGCAGGTCGGACGGAGAAAGCGCGGACGGCGCAGGTCCGGCCCCGGGATGA
- a CDS encoding IS110 family transposase — protein sequence MTSRKRKTSATSTDPPTLGEVVLGVDTHGEVHVAAVLCPLGKILGTKSFPATAVGYRRLLAWAGKLGTVRRAGVEGTGTFGAGLSRYLLAQDVEVYEVNRPDRTARRLRGKSDPLDAQAAARAVLSGRATARAKTGDGPVQSARMFKLAKDSAVKARTQAINQLKAVLVVADPALRERLSGLGNRELFRTCARLSPSDGDTVPQATRITLSLLAQRIEHHTRQIDELNQRLTRLVERHAPQLLTPVGIGPDSAVTLLITMGDNPERLSTEASFAALCGVSPIEYSSGRRSSRRLNHGGDRQANAALHRIVFTRLRFDPRTQGYYERRTREGKTRREIIRCLERYAAREVFNLVRPASTGLLS from the coding sequence ATGACATCCAGAAAGCGCAAGACGTCGGCCACCAGTACAGATCCTCCCACTCTGGGGGAGGTCGTCCTGGGGGTGGACACGCACGGCGAGGTCCATGTCGCCGCAGTGCTCTGCCCACTGGGCAAGATCCTGGGCACGAAGTCCTTTCCGGCCACGGCGGTCGGGTACCGGCGGCTGCTCGCCTGGGCCGGCAAGTTGGGGACGGTGCGCCGGGCCGGCGTGGAGGGCACCGGCACCTTCGGAGCGGGCCTGTCCCGCTACCTGCTGGCGCAGGACGTCGAGGTGTACGAAGTGAACCGGCCCGACCGCACGGCCCGCCGTCTGCGCGGGAAGTCCGACCCGCTCGACGCGCAGGCCGCTGCGCGGGCCGTGCTCAGCGGTCGCGCCACGGCGCGGGCCAAGACCGGCGACGGTCCGGTGCAGAGCGCCCGGATGTTCAAACTCGCCAAGGACTCCGCGGTCAAGGCCCGCACCCAGGCGATCAACCAGCTCAAGGCCGTCTTGGTCGTCGCCGACCCGGCCCTGCGGGAACGACTGTCGGGCCTGGGCAACCGCGAGCTGTTCCGCACCTGCGCACGCCTCAGCCCGAGCGACGGGGACACCGTGCCCCAAGCCACCCGCATCACACTGAGCCTGCTCGCCCAGCGCATCGAGCACCACACCCGGCAGATCGATGAGCTGAATCAGCGCCTGACCCGGCTCGTCGAACGCCACGCCCCGCAGCTGCTCACACCGGTGGGTATTGGCCCGGACAGCGCCGTCACCCTCCTGATCACGATGGGAGACAATCCCGAGCGGCTGAGCACCGAGGCGTCCTTCGCCGCCCTGTGCGGAGTAAGCCCCATCGAATACTCTTCGGGCCGCCGGAGCTCGCGCCGGCTCAACCACGGTGGCGACCGACAGGCGAATGCCGCCCTGCACCGCATCGTGTTCACCCGGCTGCGCTTCGACCCCCGCACCCAGGGGTACTACGAACGCCGCACCCGGGAGGGCAAGACCCGTCGTGAGATCATCCGTTGCCTCGAGCGATATGCCGCCCGCGAGGTCTTCAACCTGGTCAGACCGGCATCCACCGGCCTCCTGTCATAG
- the pcaC gene encoding 4-carboxymuconolactone decarboxylase, which translates to MSEKTLQHRIDGPDDAPVLVLGAALGTTWHMWDRQIPELTRHWRVIRFDLPGHGGSPAHAAASIAELADRLIATLDALGVDRFGYAGCNIGGAIGTQLALTRPHQVTSLALVSTSSRYGTADAWRQRGVVIRTNGLDPIARTAPEHWFTQGFAGAQPAIVEWAVQMVRTTDPGCYIAACEALASYDVRSSLGRVGVPTLVVVGSEDQVTPTTDARSLVAGIPDASLALVPGTSHLVPVEQPAAVTELLIRHFSTAWHDKPGPGGQTALGAAAPKPQLAPPPPPQAPPAAIESGLAQPEQVRGATYEAGIKVRREVLGDAHVDRVEANADDFTGDFHDFITRYAWGETWTRPGLDRRTRSIITLTALVARGHHDELVLHVRAALRNGLTPTEIKEVLLHTAIYCGVPAANSAFAVAQRVIREETTPEA; encoded by the coding sequence GTGAGTGAGAAGACCCTGCAACACCGGATTGATGGCCCCGACGACGCCCCCGTACTCGTCCTCGGCGCCGCGCTGGGTACCACATGGCACATGTGGGACCGGCAGATCCCCGAGCTGACCCGCCACTGGCGGGTCATCCGCTTCGACCTGCCCGGGCATGGCGGTTCGCCCGCGCATGCGGCGGCCTCCATCGCCGAGCTGGCCGACCGGCTGATCGCCACCCTCGACGCCCTGGGGGTGGACCGCTTCGGTTACGCCGGGTGCAACATCGGCGGAGCCATCGGCACCCAGCTGGCGCTCACCCGCCCGCACCAGGTCACCTCGCTGGCGCTGGTGTCCACCTCGTCGCGCTACGGCACCGCCGACGCCTGGCGCCAGCGCGGTGTGGTCATCCGTACGAACGGGCTCGACCCGATCGCCCGCACCGCGCCCGAGCACTGGTTCACCCAGGGCTTCGCCGGTGCCCAGCCCGCGATCGTCGAATGGGCCGTCCAGATGGTGCGGACCACCGATCCCGGCTGCTACATCGCCGCCTGCGAGGCGCTGGCCTCCTACGACGTACGGTCCTCGCTCGGCCGGGTCGGGGTGCCCACGCTCGTCGTCGTCGGTTCCGAGGACCAGGTCACGCCGACCACCGACGCCCGCAGCCTGGTCGCCGGGATTCCTGATGCGAGCCTGGCGCTGGTGCCGGGCACGTCGCACCTGGTGCCCGTGGAGCAGCCCGCGGCCGTCACCGAACTCCTCATCCGGCACTTCAGCACCGCCTGGCACGACAAGCCGGGCCCCGGCGGCCAGACCGCTCTCGGTGCCGCCGCCCCCAAGCCGCAGCTCGCGCCCCCGCCGCCCCCGCAGGCGCCGCCCGCCGCCATAGAGTCCGGCCTCGCTCAGCCGGAGCAGGTCCGCGGGGCCACCTACGAGGCGGGCATCAAGGTCCGCCGCGAGGTGCTCGGCGACGCCCATGTCGACCGGGTCGAGGCCAACGCCGATGACTTCACCGGCGACTTCCACGACTTCATCACCCGCTACGCCTGGGGCGAGACCTGGACCCGGCCGGGCCTGGACCGCCGCACCCGCAGCATCATCACGCTCACCGCGCTGGTCGCCCGCGGCCACCACGACGAACTGGTCCTGCACGTCCGGGCGGCCCTGCGCAACGGCCTCACTCCCACGGAGATCAAGGAAGTACTGCTGCACACCGCCATCTACTGCGGTGTCCCGGCCGCCAACTCCGCGTTCGCCGTCGCCCAGCGGGTGATCCGGGAGGAGACCACGCCGGAGGCGTGA
- a CDS encoding MBL fold metallo-hydrolase, with protein sequence MELTKKTHACVRLEKDGRALVIDPGVFSEADAAVGADAILVTHEHMDHFNEERLRAGMEANPAAEIWTPASVAEQLSAAFPGRVHTVGEGDTFTAAGFEVEVHGQLHAVIHPDIPRVTNVGFLIDGGAVFHPGDALTVPEGRTVDTLLLPVHAPWNKVAEVIDYVREVAPGRAIDIHDSLLQDHARPIYDSMIDKLGGTDHGRLAPGTGTSLG encoded by the coding sequence ATGGAACTCACGAAGAAGACGCACGCCTGTGTCCGGCTGGAGAAGGACGGGCGGGCCCTCGTCATCGACCCCGGTGTCTTCAGCGAAGCGGACGCGGCCGTCGGTGCGGACGCGATCCTCGTCACCCATGAGCACATGGACCACTTCAACGAGGAGCGGCTGCGGGCGGGCATGGAGGCCAACCCGGCGGCCGAGATCTGGACACCGGCCAGCGTCGCCGAGCAGCTGTCGGCCGCGTTCCCCGGCCGGGTGCACACGGTCGGCGAGGGGGACACCTTCACCGCCGCCGGGTTCGAGGTGGAGGTGCACGGCCAGCTGCACGCCGTCATCCACCCCGACATCCCGCGCGTCACCAATGTCGGCTTCCTCATCGACGGCGGCGCGGTCTTCCACCCGGGCGACGCCCTCACCGTCCCGGAGGGCCGTACGGTCGACACCCTCCTGCTGCCCGTGCACGCCCCCTGGAACAAGGTCGCCGAGGTGATTGATTACGTCCGGGAGGTCGCGCCGGGACGGGCCATCGATATTCACGACAGCCTGCTCCAGGACCATGCCCGGCCGATTTACGACTCCATGATCGACAAGCTGGGCGGCACCGATCACGGCCGGCTCGCGCCCGGCACCGGCACCTCACTCGGCTGA